The proteins below come from a single Halomonas binhaiensis genomic window:
- a CDS encoding TRAP transporter large permease — protein MMSAMTLGAGGFALLLALMGARIPIGLAMLVIGGLGTLLITGPMSILNSLKTLPYEHFSSHTLSIIPLFLLMGQFAARAGLSSAMYQATNDWLGHRRGGLAMSTIGACGAFGAICGSSLATAATMTQVALPEMERQGYRGSLAAGALAAGGTLGILIPPSVVLVIYAILAEQNINDMFAAALVPGLLAVGSYMLAISCYVRLFPASAPSKPKAALSDRWHSLIDVWPGAAIFIIVIGGIYTGVFTPTEAAAVGAVATGILAATRGGLRWEGLRDCLLETASTTAMIFFIVLGASLFNSFLALTQFPQTTAGWIVNLEISPWVVLAGILLCYLLLGCFMDSLSMILLTVPIFLPIMQGMDFGMSPGDIAIWFGILSLVVVEVGMITPPVGLNIFIIHSMAPRVGLSEIFTGIVPFLIADVVRIILLVAFPTITLGLVYLLY, from the coding sequence GGTGGTCTGGGTACGCTATTGATCACCGGCCCGATGAGCATTCTCAACAGCCTGAAAACGCTACCTTACGAACACTTTTCCAGCCATACGCTCTCGATCATTCCTCTGTTTCTGCTGATGGGGCAGTTTGCTGCCCGCGCTGGCCTCTCAAGTGCCATGTATCAAGCTACCAATGACTGGCTGGGTCATCGCCGCGGCGGACTGGCGATGTCGACCATCGGTGCCTGCGGGGCATTCGGTGCAATCTGTGGCTCATCGCTGGCTACAGCCGCTACCATGACTCAGGTCGCACTGCCTGAGATGGAGCGTCAGGGCTATCGTGGCAGTCTCGCCGCTGGGGCGCTGGCCGCAGGCGGTACGTTGGGCATCTTGATCCCCCCCTCCGTGGTACTGGTGATCTACGCGATTCTCGCCGAACAGAATATCAACGACATGTTTGCTGCCGCACTGGTGCCCGGGCTGCTTGCCGTGGGCAGCTATATGCTGGCGATCTCCTGCTATGTGCGCCTGTTTCCGGCCAGCGCGCCTTCCAAGCCCAAGGCAGCGTTGTCTGATCGCTGGCACTCGCTGATAGATGTGTGGCCAGGCGCCGCGATTTTCATCATCGTGATTGGCGGCATCTATACTGGTGTCTTCACTCCCACCGAAGCTGCCGCCGTGGGCGCTGTAGCTACTGGCATTCTCGCCGCTACACGCGGCGGTCTGCGCTGGGAGGGGCTACGCGACTGCCTGCTGGAAACTGCCTCTACCACCGCGATGATCTTCTTTATCGTGCTGGGCGCCAGCCTTTTTAACAGCTTCCTGGCCCTGACCCAGTTTCCGCAGACCACTGCGGGCTGGATCGTCAACCTGGAGATCAGTCCATGGGTGGTGCTGGCCGGCATTTTGCTGTGCTACCTGCTACTCGGCTGTTTCATGGACAGCCTGTCGATGATCCTGCTGACAGTGCCGATCTTCCTGCCCATCATGCAAGGCATGGACTTCGGCATGTCACCCGGCGATATCGCCATCTGGTTCGGCATTCTGTCACTAGTGGTCGTCGAGGTTGGCATGATCACACCTCCAGTGGGGTTGAATATCTTCATTATCCATTCGATGGCCCCACGCGTAGGGTTGAGCGAGATATTCACCGGCATAGTGCCGTTCCTGATCGCGGATGTGGTGCGAATTATTCTGCTGGTGGCATTTCCGACCATTACCCTCGGCCTTGTCTACCTACTTTATTAG
- a CDS encoding MarR family winged helix-turn-helix transcriptional regulator, producing the protein MIKAPETKVVSPPSCRDAASEQDAPGASEPVRVAYLIGRLDRTLRRHISEAVYPLGLTMQQYTALSVLARRSPLSNAQLAEKSLVSPQAANEMVKAMEAKALVTRTPDPHHGRIVLIDMTGEGQRLLEEADHAVATLEACMLEGLSSAQQSAFQRHLKSALKALGAGLVETP; encoded by the coding sequence ATGATTAAAGCCCCTGAGACCAAAGTGGTATCCCCACCGTCGTGTCGCGATGCAGCATCTGAACAGGATGCGCCAGGTGCGAGCGAGCCTGTGCGTGTTGCCTATTTGATCGGGCGTCTGGACCGTACTCTACGTCGGCATATCAGCGAGGCGGTATATCCGTTAGGGCTGACCATGCAGCAGTACACGGCATTGTCGGTGCTGGCGCGGCGTAGTCCGCTCTCCAATGCTCAGTTGGCTGAAAAGTCGCTGGTCTCACCCCAGGCTGCCAATGAGATGGTCAAGGCAATGGAGGCGAAAGCGTTGGTGACACGTACACCCGACCCACACCACGGGCGTATCGTGCTGATTGACATGACCGGGGAGGGCCAGCGCCTGCTGGAAGAAGCTGATCACGCAGTCGCGACCCTTGAAGCATGCATGCTGGAAGGGCTTTCCAGTGCCCAGCAGAGTGCTTTTCAGCGCCATCTCAAGTCGGCCTTGAAGGCGCTTGGCGCCGGGTTGGTCGAGACGCCCTGA
- a CDS encoding p-hydroxycinnamoyl CoA hydratase/lyase, with protein MSRYVDRWQTVKVDVEDGIAWVILNRPEKRNAMSPTLNREMIDVLETLELDEEAKVLVLTGAGEAFSAGMDLKEYFREIDSSPEIVQVKVRRDASTWQWKLLRHYAKPTIAMVNGWCFGGAFSPLVACDLAIATDDAVFGLSEINWGIPPGNLVSKAMADTVGHRQALYYIMTGETFSGREAAEMGLVNKSVERSELRDATQQLAATLRDKNPVVLRAAKTGFKMCRELTWEQNEEYLYAKLDQAQMLDPEHGREQGLKQFLDEKSIKPGLESYRRS; from the coding sequence ATGTCTCGCTATGTAGATCGCTGGCAAACCGTGAAGGTCGATGTTGAAGACGGCATCGCCTGGGTCATCCTCAATCGCCCGGAAAAACGCAATGCCATGAGCCCCACGCTCAATCGCGAAATGATCGATGTGCTCGAAACTCTCGAACTCGATGAAGAAGCCAAGGTGCTGGTGCTCACCGGTGCGGGCGAGGCCTTCTCAGCAGGCATGGACCTCAAGGAGTATTTCCGCGAGATCGATTCCAGCCCCGAAATCGTACAGGTCAAGGTGCGCCGCGATGCCTCCACCTGGCAGTGGAAACTGCTGCGCCATTACGCAAAGCCCACCATTGCCATGGTCAACGGCTGGTGCTTCGGTGGTGCCTTCTCACCGCTGGTCGCCTGTGACCTTGCGATTGCCACCGATGATGCAGTGTTCGGACTCTCGGAAATCAACTGGGGCATACCTCCCGGCAACCTGGTAAGCAAGGCCATGGCCGATACCGTCGGGCACCGCCAGGCGCTCTACTACATCATGACCGGGGAGACGTTTAGCGGACGTGAAGCCGCGGAGATGGGGCTGGTCAACAAGAGCGTAGAGAGAAGTGAGCTACGCGATGCAACCCAGCAACTGGCCGCCACACTGCGCGACAAGAATCCGGTAGTGCTGCGCGCAGCCAAAACCGGCTTCAAGATGTGCCGCGAGCTGACCTGGGAGCAGAATGAAGAGTATCTCTACGCCAAGCTCGATCAGGCTCAAATGCTTGACCCGGAACACGGGCGCGAACAGGGGCTCAAACAGTTCTTGGATGAGAAAAGCATCAAGCCGGGGCTGGAAAGTTACCGACGCAGTTAA